Proteins found in one Mytilus edulis chromosome 2, xbMytEdul2.2, whole genome shotgun sequence genomic segment:
- the LOC139511821 gene encoding uncharacterized protein isoform X2, which yields MLLRATIALLFAVLVCYKQVNCMCSFPCNWQKRTFYNEAAGLNLFVPNAYQLNVAPDTVIDCLIREGPFIVGRRPGNVYRCIKINDVCEDSFVVIQTPLIKLEYPPNLCDICTPGNLTSKPQVWVENRHSYFICCFSKREHLSRMRCTKELSCTTSNRYSM from the exons ATGCTTCTGAGGGCAACGATTGCTTTGTTATTTGCTGTTCTTGTCTGTTATAAACAag ttaacTGTATGTGTTCTTTCCCATGTAATTGGCAAAAGCGTACATTCTACAATGAAGCAGCCGGCTTAAACCTTTTTGTTCCAAATGCATACCAGTTAAATGTTGCACCTGACACAGTTATAGACTGTTTGATTAGAGAAGGACCGTTCATTGTTGGCAG ACGACCTGGAAACGTTTACAGATGTATAAAAATTAACGACGTGTGTGAGGACAGCTTTGTTGTGATACAGACACCTCTAA TCAAACTGGAATATCCTCCAAATTTGTGCGACATTTGTACTCCTGGAAATCTTACCAGCAAGCCACAAGTATGGGTCG aGAATCGACACTcctattttatttgttgtttcagCAAAAGAGAACACTT atCTAGGATGCGATGTACCAAAGAACTGTCCTGTACAACGTCGAACAGATATTCAATGTAA
- the LOC139511821 gene encoding uncharacterized protein isoform X1: MLLRATIALLFAVLVCYKQVNCMCSFPCNWQKRTFYNEAAGLNLFVPNAYQLNVAPDTVIDCLIREGPFIVGRRPGNVYRCIKINDVCEDSFVVIQTPLIKLEYPPNLCDICTPGNLTSKPQVWVAKENTYLGCDVPKNCPVQRRTDIQCNGCEKNQPNDDIACSTCKKEERKKWEYQRKYSGEMKKSTYGSYSGEKKKSTYGSFSRSSYRG; this comes from the exons ATGCTTCTGAGGGCAACGATTGCTTTGTTATTTGCTGTTCTTGTCTGTTATAAACAag ttaacTGTATGTGTTCTTTCCCATGTAATTGGCAAAAGCGTACATTCTACAATGAAGCAGCCGGCTTAAACCTTTTTGTTCCAAATGCATACCAGTTAAATGTTGCACCTGACACAGTTATAGACTGTTTGATTAGAGAAGGACCGTTCATTGTTGGCAG ACGACCTGGAAACGTTTACAGATGTATAAAAATTAACGACGTGTGTGAGGACAGCTTTGTTGTGATACAGACACCTCTAA TCAAACTGGAATATCCTCCAAATTTGTGCGACATTTGTACTCCTGGAAATCTTACCAGCAAGCCACAAGTATGGGTCG CAAAAGAGAACACTT atCTAGGATGCGATGTACCAAAGAACTGTCCTGTACAACGTCGAACAGATATTCAATGTAATGGATGTGAAAAGAACCAACCAAATGATGACATAGCCTGCAGCACTTGCAAAAAGGAGGAAAGAAAAAAGTGGGAATATCAAAGGAAATATTCCGGAGAAATGAAGAAATCAACCTATGGTTCATATTCCGGAGAGAAGAAGAAATCAACCTATGGTTCATTTTCTAGAAGTTCTTACAGAGGCTAA